The following nucleotide sequence is from Cicer arietinum cultivar CDC Frontier isolate Library 1 chromosome 2, Cicar.CDCFrontier_v2.0, whole genome shotgun sequence.
GAAAAATGAGAAAATGAGGATAATAATGATTTTAGTGTGTTTGATAAGCTttgacaaaagaaaaatatatagcaTGTTTTGAGTAAGTTATAATAATATACAAGGTTTGCATCGAAAAACAACTTAGTAATATAAGAGAgtgttaaatgaaaaatatcttttaacaTAATTAGATAtctcaaatttgaattttgaaagtgCATATTAACATCAAAGCTTgcgaaatataatttttttactttatatgaTTATGTTCCAACTCAAAATTTATTAGTGAGATAACAATTAATCAAGACAACAAATATATAAAGACATTTTTAGTATGATGATAAATTTACTAAAATCACATCGAGCCACCATAAtagtaaatatataataacattttatctttttaaataattattatttggaATATGATTCATTGAATTATTATTGtataacaaagaaagaaaagagtGTCAGAAAGTGACACAAACATTAGTGACGAGTGTGTCTGTTACTGCCAACTCTCCCTCAAATAGCAACGTACGTTGTCTGATTGGTGAGCACAACATGTGTAGATGAAATCactttgaaactaaaaattggTAGAATGAAAGACTATTTTCCATTTCTTAAAAGGTATATTGGTGTAAAAGGCTTGAAAACAATGAATGCAAAAGATGTCGATTAGATAAAGTTTGGTTGATGGTTGTTTCCACTTGATGAGATGATGGTTATTTGCCACAAACTTTTGCATCAAACACGAGCTATTTAGGGATATACCtttattttatactcatttTCTTCAACATCATAGCCTTGGCTGCGAGTGCTCATTCATAATATACttgcaatttttgtttttttcacaTAAAATGGTTcattaattatgaatttattttgatacaataagaaaataattaaacaattatTTGATAATCCCTTAAATGAGTGACTTTTAATTAGAGAACACATCGTGTTTATCTAAATATACATAACAATTTCATTAAACAATTGCAAGAGAATGTAGactatcaataataaatattatacatgaaaatactaatataataaaaagagtTGGATTtagtaaaagaaattaaaaaaataaagaaggaaGGAAGTAAATAAATCAAATGATGATGTAGGTAGGAAACAAGGTGCACGATCGCATTGGGAAGCGGAAAACACTAAAGATGAAAAAGTACATAACATAACTTAATcctcaaataaaacaaaaacaactttatttttttttgtataaagaGGGAACAACTTTATTCTCTCTTGTTGCAACTAtaagcaaaaaataataataatcacgTTTAATGGTTTAAAATAGAACTAAATACGactattttcttctctttcataAAATACCTCTCAAACatagattttgtttttatatacctcttttattataataatataccaAAGTTTACAAGaaagacaatttataaaatacaattacCTTTTatattaggttttttttttttgaataatcctattttaaaaataatttactcaaatactttcttttgaaaattattaaccaaaatatatatatatatatatatatatatatNNNNNNNNNNNNNNNNNNNNNNNNNNNNNNNNNNNNNNNNNNNNNNNNNNNNNNNNNNNNNNNNNNNNNNNNNNNNNNNNNNNNNNNNNNNNNNNNNNNNNNNNNNNNNNNNNNNNNNNNNNNNNNNNNNNNNNNNNNNNNNNNNNNNNNNNNNNNNNNNNNNNNNNNNNNcttttgaaaattattaaaaaaaatatatatatatatatatatatatatatatatatatttaaattataagtcGCCATTTACAAAGACGACTTTCTTaagtaactttaaaaaaatcatttttttttttaaattaacaaaaataataaatatatatatatatatatatttatataattaatataattcataaaaatacataaaaacaaattttagattaaatagaTTGACTAGTGTTGCTTGtaacattttaaattacataatttattcataaaaaacatcacaaattttacaaaaattacgataaaattaatattgaagGTGCCCTCCAGTACCAGATTGCCAAAATTTTTTCATACGAGATTTTGACgagctttttaaaaaaatttaagatgttttaaataataattcatagaaatcatttttaatagttgattatttaaaagaagaatacTTTTACTACGATAAACAAAAATGACAAGTTTTACAGTgctataatataaaaaaagttaattgatactatgaatattaataattttctctAATTTGTTTAATTAACATTACTATAGTATTTATTAAAGTTGATAAAATGAAGAgttgttaattaaataaatcacaAAAATAGATAACAAAACAGTGAACACACAAATATGAACCAAGAATGATGAATATGCATCATTCATTGGCACATGTGGTTCTCTAACACTGCACCTTCCCTTCATTACATGCATAAGATAAAAGCATATATTGATCAATTTCCATGTAAATATCAATAAACACACTCCACATATACGAGTACTTGTATTTGACAAAATTGTTCAACTTCTGTTCTGTTTTGTTGTAATCAACAATGGCTGGTAATGAGTGGATTAATGGATACCTTGAGGCTATACTATCAACTGGTGTTGCTGCTTCAACCACCGTTGAGGAGCAGCAAAGGGTGGCGGCGACAGCGGCTGAAAGTGGACACTTCAATCCAATAAAATACTTTGTGGAAGAAGTTGTTAGTGCTGTTGATGAATCTGATCTTCATCGTACTTGGCTCAAAGTTGTTGCAACTCGTAATACAAGAGAGCGTAGTTCAAGGCTTGAAAACATGTGTTGGCGCATTTGGCATCTTGCTCGCAAGAAGAAACAggtttttattatcattttcatTCATCACATCACATATTCATTCATCCTATATAAATATACACgattttaaatgttattaacCGTGACTTTCATTTGTATATTTGAACACAAGTCGTGACAcaatttgaatgataaatgaATACTTCCTCTGGTTTAGAtaacaaaagttgatgtatctgatctaaaatttgaatcaaacacgTCAGTTTTTGCTGACTCGCTTTCTTTTATATTTGAGACTGGAGGGAGTATTGTTTAAATTTGAACAGCTGAATACAGAATATGATGTAAATTTGGGGAAACTACTAAGAGTACTAATGGAgcatatgtatttttttagttgGAAGGNNNNNNNNNNNNNNGGGAAAGAGAACAAGGAAGGAGAGATGCAACTGAGGATTTGTCTGAAGAGTTGTCAGAAGGAGAAAAGGGAGATGGCATTGGAGAGATGATACAAATTGAGACTCCTAAGAAAAAACTCCAGAGACAAATTTCTAATACATTGGAAGTGTGGTCTGATgacaaaaaggaaaagaaacttTATATTATCCTCTTAAGGTATATTGTTATTCTTAATATATATTGGTTTAAAGAGATACTGATTAATATTGCTATAGTGGAAGCTATCATCATACTATTGTAAATGCAATGCTTGAGCTTTGACAATGATCTTGGTTTTTTTTTACAGTTTGCATGGATTGGTTCGAGGAGAAAACATGGAGCTTGGTCGAGATTCTGATACTGGTGGACAGGTATTTGATATACTGGTGGTTTTGTTCATCTTATTCAATTGATGTTTATTAATATACAATCAATGTATTTACAGATAAAATATGTGGTAGAACTTGCTCGTGCACTAGCCAAAATGCCAGGAGTATATAGAGTAGATCTCTTCACACGCCAAATCTCATCACCAGAAATTGACTGGAGCTATGGAGAGCCAACAGAAATGTTAACACAAGGTGTAGACAATGACAACGACAACACAGGCGAAAGCAGCGGCGCGTACATCATTCGAATACCTTTCGGTCCGCGTGACAAATATCTCGAAAAAGAACTTCTCTGGCCACACATTCAAGAATTTGTAGATGGAGCCTTAGCTCACATTCTCAACATGTCAAAAGTATTAGGTGAACAAGTTGGTAATGGCCAACCTGTTTGGCCTTATGTCATTCATGGACACTATGCTGATGCTGGAGACAGTGCTGCTCTTCTTTCAGGTGTTTTTTTTGTTGTCAGATAGTTTATTACTGATAGACTCACACACCTTTAAGTGTAGAAAAGTGGGGAGTCTCGGGTTCAAACACAGACCCGTGTATATCAATTAAACTGTACTTACTAGACTTCTTTCAGGTGCTTTGAATGTTCCTATGGTGCTAACTGGTCATTCACTTGGAAGAAACAAACTTGAACAGCTTCTTAAACAAGGGAGACAATCATGGGAAGATATTAATTCAACGTATAAGATAATGAGGAGGATTGAAGCTGAAGAGCTTTCTTTGGATGCTGCTGAACTTGTGATCACTAGTACTAGACAAGAGATTGATGAACAATGGGGACTTTATGATGGTTTTGATGTTAAGCTTGAGAAAGTTTTGCGTGCTCGTGATAGACGCGGTGTTAATTGTCATGGTCGATACATGCCAAGAATGGCGGTAAGAATGAGCCATTAATGTTGAGCATGTAACGTTTGAGTTTGACTCATTTAATTAATCGAGACTAATGTTCAGTTTGAGtatgtttatttaatgtaaCAAACGAGTTTGACCAAATATTTAACGAGTCAAGTCTgaatagttaaatttatttacattataatGGAATATATGCAGGTTATTCCTCCTGGTATGGACTTTAGCAATGTAGTGGTACAAGATGATGGTCCTGAAGTAGAAGGGGATCTCTCACAACTTACTCGTGGTGCTGATGGATCTTCACCAAAAACTTTACCTACTATTTGGTTAGACGTAAGTAACTAGTACAAAAGTTTGGGTGCATTGCTTATATTCGAGAGTGTGTCCGGTGCCTGAAGGTGTTAGTGTCAAATACTAACACGACATGACACAATTGGTTACTTTTCACTATTatgttttcttaaattattcCTGGTGTTGACGTACCAGTGTCAGTATTATGTTTGGTATTTGTGCATGTGTCAATGTTTTATAGATTAGTACTATTATTGACTTGAATCATAACATTGTGAAGGTGATGCGTTTCTTCACAAATCCTCACAAGCCAATGATATTGGCCTTATCAAGGCCAGATCCAAAGAAGAATATTACAACTTTGTTAAAAGCATTTGGAGAATGTCGTTCCTTAAGAAAACTAGCCAATCTTGTAAGTTTAACATAATTCAAATTGTTCATTTGGAAGAAACTATATGCGgaactttcttattttattttctgtatCTTTACAATAATACAAAGCAGAATTTATACAGACTAGGAGATTAAGGCTGGGCGCTAATCTAGCCTAAGAATTAGGGAAGTTATTCTCCTCATAATTGCTAATTCTAATAAGATAGGAAAGGCTAGGAATTAGCtaatactaatctatatttaatggACATACAGCTGTCATAAAACTGTACAAAACAAAATCTGTTGATTCTCCTTAATTAGCGCCAATcttcaacactccccctcaatctGGGTGGTAGATATCTATCATACCCAGATTGGACCTGATAGTTTCGTATGTGTGCCTTGAAAGTGCCTTTGTTAGAATGTCTGCTGTTTGTCTGTTTGATGAGATGTGGTTAACACTTATGATCTCATGATCAATTTTCTCCTTAATGAAGTGTTTGTCTATTTCCACATGCTTTGTTCTATCATGGTGAACCGGGTTTTTTGCAATACTTATAGCTGCCTTGTTGTCACAAAGTATTCTCATAGTGTAGTTAGTAGGAATTTTGATCTCATCCAACATTCGTTTGAGCCAAATCCCTTCACAAATTCCTTGTGCCATAGCTCTGAATTCAGCTTCTGCACTACTTCTAGCGACCACAGAttgtttcttacttctccaTGTTACCAAGTTTCCCCATACAAAGGTGCAATAGCCTGTGGTGGATTTCCTGTCAGATAAACTCCCTGCCCAATCTGAGTCGGTATAAACTTCAATTCCCTGGTTGTGGCTCTTCTGGAAATAGAGCCCGCGGCCAGGTGTACCCTTTAGGTATTGAAGGATTCTATTTAGAGCCTTCATGTGAGTCTCAGTTGGGTTGGACATGTAGCGACTAGCCAAGCTCACAGCAAAACCAATATCTGGTCTAGTGTGAGTTAGATAGATTAGTTTTCCAACTAAGCTTTGGTATCTATCCTTATCAGCAGGTACACTTTCTTCTTCACTTTGTTTCATGGGTTCTACCGGAGTATTGGCAACTTTGCATCCAAGCATCCCTGTTTCTTTGAGTAAATCCAAAGTGTATTTCCTTTGAGAAACACAAATACCATCCCTTGTCCGAGCAATTTCCATTCCTAGAAAGTACTTGAGTTGGCCCAAATCTTTGACTTCAAATTCTTCGGTTAAGATACTCTTGAGGTGGCTGATTTGATCATGATCATCTCCTGTAATaacaatatcatcaacatagacAATAAATAAGGCTATTCTTCCCTCCGGAGAGTGCTTAACAAACATAGTGTGGTCTGTTTGGCATTGGGCAAAGCCATCTTCCCTGACAACTCTTGTTAGTCTATCAAACCATGCTCTTGGAGATTATTTCAAGCCATAGAGGGATTTATGGAGTTTGCATACCATGTTTGAGGTGTCATGTGATTCAAGCCCGGGAGGTATTTGCATATACACCTCCTCTTCTAGCTCACCGTTTAGGAAGGCATTCTTTATATCTAATTGGTGTAGGGGCCAATCTAGATTTGCTGCCAATGATAATAGGACCCGGACTGAGTTGAGTTTTGCCACAGGTGCAAAGGTCTCTTCATAGTCCACTCCATATGATTGTGTAaatccctttgcaactaatcggGCCTTGTACCTGTTTATACTCCCATCAGCATTGTGTTTAACCGAAAAGATCCACTTGCATCCCACTGGTTTCTTCCCTTCAGGTATTGTGGTGATTTCCCATGTGCCATTTTTTACCAGTGCTTGGACTTCTTCAGTTACAGCTGCTGCCCATTCAGGTTTCTGTAGAGCTTCTTGAACATTCCTTGGAATTTCTATGTTGTCAATGGCTGCTACAAATGATCTGTAGTTTTGTGATAATTTTCCATAGGAAACACAATTCTCAATAGGGTGTTGAGTGCAAGTTCTCACCCCTTTTCTTACAGCAATAGGAATATCAATATCAACAGTGTCAAGATTCACAAGGAGTTTAGAGTTTGGGACAACGTTACCTGTAGGGATTTCATTTTCTGGAATCTGGTGAGACTCATGGCTTTGCGGTGGAGCTGTGCTAGGCTCTACTTCCTTCCTCCTTCTTCTTTCATAAGTTTTCCAACTTCCTTCGTGTGTAccttgattatgttgggttgttccaatttcattgttttttccattttctgcctcggccactgcttcagtttctgtttgattatgttgggttgttccaatttcattgttttttccattttctgcctcggccactgcttcagtttctgttacAACAACCGGTTCAGGTTCTGCTGTCCTTTCAGCTGGGATAGGGGCAGTTTCTGTTTGTTCAAACATCCAAGGTTGGTATTCTAAAGTTTCAATTGGATATGTGTGTACTTGCTCCCCCTGAATGCCAACTTTGGGGTAGTATGGTTGGTTCTCAAAGAAGGTTACATCCATGGTGTGGTAGAATTTTTTGGTGATGGGTGAGTAACATCTGTACCCTTTTTGGTGAGGTGAGTAACCAAGAAAAATGCACTTGATAGATTTGGGGTCAAGTTTACTACGGTGTGGGTTGTGGTTGTGGACGAAGGATGAGCATCCAAAAATCTTTAAGGGAATGGAGGTGAGTATTTTGCTGGTTGGGAAGAAGATTTGGAGTGTGGAGAGGGGGGTCTTGAGGTTAAGGATCCGGGAAGGCATTCTATTTATAAGGTGTGTTGCCGAAAGGACAGCTTCCCCCCAAAACTGGTTCGGGACATTTGTGGCTAACATGATTGATCTAGTTACTTCCAAAATATGTCTATTCTTTCTTTCCGCAACTCCGTTTTGTTGTGGAGTGTCCACACAAGAGCTTTGGTGAACAATGCCAACTTTTTGTAGGTAAGAACTTAGAATCGAATTGTAGTACTCACAACCATTGTCAGTTCTAAGCACTTGGATCTTGTTGTGAAATTGAGTTTGCACCATGTTGTGGAAAACCTCAAAGATCCTTCCTACTTCTGATTTCTCTTTCATTAAAAATACCCAGGTAACACGAGTGTGATCGTCAATGAACGTGACAAACCATCTAGAACCAGTAACATTCTTAATGCGTGATGGTCCCCATACATCACTATGAATTAGGGCGAAAGGTTGGGATGGCTTATAGGGTTGGGGTGGGTATTGGCTACGTGTATGTTTGGACAATTgacaaatttcacactgaaaatgcttctgatttttattgaataaagaaggaaataattTTTCCAGATACATGAAATTTGGGTGGCCTAATCGATAGTGCCATAACATTACAGGATTGTCACTACTTGGAACACTAGCTGCTGCATATGACTGGTTCTTGAGTCCTCTTTCTAATTCTTCAGCTTGAAGTAGGTAGAGTCCAGCACACTCTTTAGCACTGCCAATCGTCTTCCCCGACTCCAAAATCTGAAATTCACACAAGTTAGGAGAAAATTTAGTAACACATTTCAAATCTCTTGTGATTTTGCTAATGGACAGCAAGTTGCAATCAAGTTTTGGCACATATAGAACATATTCTAGTGTAATATTAGGTGACAAAATAATTGATCCTGTACCCATGACCTTAGAATGTGTGCCATCTGCTATTCGGACAGTGCAGTTAAATGGATAAGGAGAATAACtagtaaacaaattaaaatttccaGTCATGTGATCTGAAGCCCCTGAGTCAACAATCCATGACTTTGTTTTTCCCATGCTAGTATTTAGAGCATGTGAGACATTCCCTCTCTGAGCCACTACAGCCGTACCACCTTTTTCTGTAGAGAGCAtggtttgtttgaagattttttgTAAAGCCTCCATTTGTTCCTTGTTAAATGGAAATGAAGTAGATTTTACCTCAGCTTCTTGGTAGTTAAAAATTGCGTTGCCTCTGCTGTCCCTGCTTTTGAATTGCTTGGCTTCTGGGGGTTTTCCATGTATAACCCAACATATTTCTTGTGTATGGCCTGGTTTCTTGCAGTGATCACACCAGGGacgatttttcttttgaaatggcCGAATTTGGTTTCCTCTTGCAGCCATTGCTGAGCTCTCGGTGGGAGGTGTTGAGGTGGCATTTCCCAACATGAGTTTCCTCCTGCTCTCTTCTCTCCTTACTTCTGAAAAGGCTTCCCGAATTTTGGGAAGAGGTTTGGTTCCAAGGATCCTTCCACGGACTTCATCAAGGTCCTTGTTTAGTCCCAATAGGAACATGTAGATTCTGTCCTTCTCCACCAGctctttgaattttttcttatcCCCTGGACAGTCCCATGTGACTTCTTCATATACATCTAGTTGTTGCCAATGTCTACTAAGTGTATTAAAATACTCAGTAACAGAAGATTCTCCTTGTCGAAGGTTGTGTAGAATGCTTCTTATCTCAAATATGGCAGAGGTATTGTCCACATTTGAATATGTTTCCTTCACAGCATCCCATATCTCCTTTGCCGAATCATAGAACATGAAATTTTCACCAATTTCGTTGGTCATGGTGTTGAGCAGCCATGACATTACTTGGCTATTCTCAAGTTTCCATTTTTGAAGGGTGGCATCTCCTTCTtggggacattttgtgtctccTGTGATGTAGTCTTCTCTCCCTTTTCCTTGAAGGAAGATCTTGACTGATCTTACCCATTGGGTATAGTTTTGACCATTTAATTTATGGCCAGTGATGAGATGACTGAGCCCATCATGTGAACTGGTCGGAAATGATCCAGTTTCCATCTTTGGCTGTTTGTCGGAAGGTTCACCCATTGCTGGCGGCGCTAGGGTTTTCTTAGGGATGGATCAGatcgagctctgataccatgcggaactttcttattttattttctgtatCTTTACAATAATACAAAGCAGAATTTATACAGACTAGGAGATTAAGGCTGGGCGCTAATCTAGCCTAAGAATTAGGGAAGTTATTCTCCTCATAATTGCTAATTCTAATAAGATAGGAAAGGCTAGGAATTAGCtaatactaatctatatttaatggACATACAGCTGTCATAAAACTGTACAAAACAAAATCTGTTGATTCTCCTTAATTAGCGCCAATCTTCAACACTATATATGATTGAGCATTTGTCAAATGACTAATATGTTCTCAAACAGACACTTATAATGGGAAATAGAGATGACATAGAAGAGATGTCTTCAGGGAATGGTAATGTGCTCACAACAGTGTTGAAATTGATTGACAAGTATGATCTATATGGACATGTTGCATACCCTAAACATCATAGACAATCTGATGTTCCTGAGATATATAGATTTGCTGCTAAAACAAAGGTATGTTGAAATCTTTTCAATATACAGACCACACTTCTTATGCTCTTAATAATCATAGCCAACTAACTAGTTTGATATCCTCTCTTAGGGAGTTTTCATAAATCCAGCTTTAGTGGAACCTTTTGGTCTTACCTTAATTGAGGTAAGTTTTAACTATCTTGGTCCTTTGGTGATATATCCACATTTTGATGCTAAAGTGTTATTAATTTTGTTCAAACTCATGCAGGCAGCTGCACATGGACTGCCAATGGTAGCCACTAAAAATGGAGGACCAGTGGACATTAATCGGGTAATCGAATAATTATTTCGATTTTTCATCGACACATGTATACTTAGAAATTGTATACTTTGTTACATTGTGCATACTAGGAAGTTCCTATATGTCACAACATGTATTATTTTCTTAGATGTAATCAATgcaaagggaaaaaaaaagactttATATCCTCTTATTATGTTTTCTTTGTTATAATGTTAGGCTCTCAACAATGGTTTACTTGTGGACCCTCATGATCACCAAGCAATTGCTGATGCATTACTCAAATTATTATCAGAGAAAAACCTTTGGCATGAATGCAGGAACAATGGTTTGAAGAACATACACCTTTTCTCATGGCCTGAACACTGCCGTACTTATTTAACACGCGTGGCCGCGTGTCGAATGAGATATCCACAATGGCAAACAAATAATCCAGAAGACAATGTAGATGTTGAAGAGTCTTTCAATGATTCCCTTAAAGATGTTCAAGACATGTCCCTTAGGCTTTCAATTGACGGAGATTTAGCTGGTGCATCAGGTATTACTTTTCTTGATAGAAGTTATTTGATGAGAGACAAGTGaaaaagtaaaatgaaaatCATATTGAATAATGAGACTTACATAGTCAACGagaaacaattaattaatataactaactaactattgtgtttaatttgtataactaactaactaactgatATGTCTAATAACAGGTGGTGGTAATGGTCTCGACGTGCAAGACCAAGTGAAACGCGTGTTAAGCAAGATAAGAAAGCAAGATTCTGGTTCAAGCAATGACAACATTTTACTTGACAATGTACCAAATAAATATCCTTTATTAAGGCGAAGGCGCTGGTTAATTGTTATAGCACTTGATTCTTATGACAGTAATGGAGCACCTGATAACAAGTTAATAGAGATCATACAAAAAATAGTTAAAGGTGTTCAATTAGACCCTCAAAGTGGAAGAGTAACAGGATTTGCATTTTCAACTGCTATGACAATGCAAGAAACTATTGAGTTTCTAGCATTAGGAAATGTTTCAGTGAGTGAGTTTGATGTTGTGATTTGTAGTAGTGGGAGTGAAGTTTATTACCCTGGTGTTAACACTGAAGATGGAAAGCTTTTGCCTGATCATGATTATGAGGTGCATATAGATTATCGTTGGGGTGTTGAAGGTTTAAAGAGTACAATTTGTAAACTTATGAATGCTTCTGAAGGTGAAGAGGATAATGAAAAAGCATATAGTCCTATTGAGGAGGATTTGAAATCAAGTAATGCACATTGCATTTCATACAAAATAAAGGATCTTAGTAAGGTAAGTGaagtttattaatatattaaatgttaCTCTCTccaattctttttataaaagatatttgAGTTAAAATTTGGTAAGTTGACGTATCTAGTTCATATTTTGATGTATCAgacacatcaatttttgttgactaAATTTTAACTCAACTGTCTCTTATAAAAAGAACTGGagagagtatatatataaggaTTAAGTGTATATTTAAACCATATATTTGCACAATGACACTTAAACATTGAttgaaattgttaattttaggCAAGGAAAGTTGATGAGTTGAGACAAAAGCTTAGGATGAGAGGTCTACGTTGTCATCCAATGTATTGCAGGGGGTCTTCTAGAATGCATGTGATTCCACTTCTTGCATCTAGAGCTCAAGCACTGAGGTAATAATAATACTTGATAAAGagtatatgattttttaaagtatattatGAAATtgacaattaattatttaaatgtgtTAGGTATCTATTTGTTCGTTGGAGATTAAATGTTGCAAACATGTATGTGATACTTGGAGAAACAGGGGACACTGATTATGAGGAAATGATATCTGGGACTCATAAGACAATAATAATGAAAGGAGTTGTGTCTAAGGGTTCAGAAGAATTGCTTAGAGGAACAGGAAGTTACCAAAGAGATGATATTGTCCCTAATGAGAGTTCTCTTATTGCATACATTAATGAAACAACTGAGGAAAATATTGCTAATGCTTTGAAGCAACTTTCAAAATCTGGAGGAATGTGAAGTGTTCAagtatattgtattttatttactatatgtttttaaaacaaGTAATACGTTTACCTTTCCAAGTATATAGAATGgaaatttaatgtaattatcTCTTACAATAAATGCATAAATGAACATGGTTTAAATGTAGATATattgttgttttctttgttcAAAATGTTTATTTGTTGGAACATGAACATGTATATTGGATTTATAAATATCTCTATAATACAACTTTTCCATTGAATAAATAAGAAAAGTCAATTCATATATTCTCTCTCAAATCTATTATTTCTTTTCGATTTAATACCTAGAAGATCTTGGCTCATAATACATTTTATGTTTAAGTAATGCACgtatttgtttttagtttttttcttgttttagtTCATGCAAATTTAGTTTCttggattttaaaaaaaaaaattcaggaGTCTTAATTTTT
It contains:
- the LOC101506259 gene encoding probable sucrose-phosphate synthase 2 isoform X1, translating into MIQIETPKKKLQRQISNTLEVWSDDKKEKKLYIILLSLHGLVRGENMELGRDSDTGGQIKYVVELARALAKMPGVYRVDLFTRQISSPEIDWSYGEPTEMLTQGVDNDNDNTGESSGAYIIRIPFGPRDKYLEKELLWPHIQEFVDGALAHILNMSKVLGEQVGNGQPVWPYVIHGHYADAGDSAALLSGALNVPMVLTGHSLGRNKLEQLLKQGRQSWEDINSTYKIMRRIEAEELSLDAAELVITSTRQEIDEQWGLYDGFDVKLEKVLRARDRRGVNCHGRYMPRMAVIPPGMDFSNVVVQDDGPEVEGDLSQLTRGADGSSPKTLPTIWLDTLIMGNRDDIEEMSSGNGNVLTTVLKLIDKYDLYGHVAYPKHHRQSDVPEIYRFAAKTKGVFINPALVEPFGLTLIEAAAHGLPMVATKNGGPVDINRALNNGLLVDPHDHQAIADALLKLLSEKNLWHECRNNGLKNIHLFSWPEHCRTYLTRVAACRMRYPQWQTNNPEDNVDVEESFNDSLKDVQDMSLRLSIDGDLAGASGGGNGLDVQDQVKRVLSKIRKQDSGSSNDNILLDNVPNKYPLLRRRRWLIVIALDSYDSNGAPDNKLIEIIQKIVKGVQLDPQSGRVTGFAFSTAMTMQETIEFLALGNVSVSEFDVVICSSGSEVYYPGVNTEDGKLLPDHDYEVHIDYRWGVEGLKSTICKLMNASEGEEDNEKAYSPIEEDLKSSNAHCISYKIKDLSKARKVDELRQKLRMRGLRCHPMYCRGSSRMHVIPLLASRAQALRYLFVRWRLNVANMYVILGETGDTDYEEMISGTHKTIIMKGVVSKGSEELLRGTGSYQRDDIVPNESSLIAYINETTEENIANALKQLSKSGGM